TAAAGGATGCAGATGCATACATTCCAGGGAGATCATTTTCGTAGTTATACTGAGCCACGTCCCAGCTGTCCGCTTTAAAGGTGGTGAATCTAGCGTATACTTGTAGCCGCGTTGAGGGAAAGGAATGCTGGATGTCGGTGTACAAGAGATAGCCCCATTGCGAACTGTGAGATTCTGGGGTGTATTTGCTAACTGATGAGCCGATGGTGATTTCAGTGTTTTTTGAAGGTATAAACTTTAAGTATAAATCACCCTTGTTGGTCTGAATTGTTTCTGTTTGGGAAAAGGTTGGTGGATTTTGTTTTTTATCCTGTTCTATTGTTTTATACCTATAGCGTAGTCGTCCTTCTATCTGTTTGGATAGGAATCCTTTGATGGCAATTCCAACTTCTGAACCATTTGAAGATTTGCTAACTCGATATTTGGGGTAAGGAAATTTAAACATATCGGCATATGCCGTGATAGCGTAGTTGAATTTGGGAATGATTTTTAGCCCGATGTAAAAGCCTTCTTCGTTGGTTGCGTTTGAATTTTCGCCAAAGGCATTGTTCCCAGATATTTTATATTGTCGAGAGTAGTTTCTGTAGGATGCTGATATGGTCGCTTTTGATGATATTTTAGAGGCCGTGCTTATGAGCGATGCCAGATTAAGGTTGTTGTCACTAGCAAATTCTCCAAATAGAGAATATTTTTTCCATTGCTTGTAGAAGTCGAGGCTAAATGCTTGTTCTAAATCTTGGACTCCTTTTTTGTTCATCTTTTTTGAAACGAAGTTTAAGGCGATGCTATTTTGCTTGTTTGAGTAGCTTATCTTGCCCGCAAGCAGCTGTTGGTTTACTGTTGCACGGCTATTGATTTCATTTTGGGTTCGATGCAATCCTGTTGTATAGGTTGTGAATTTAGAAGAATCGCTTGTAGATATTCGGCCGTCAAGCCATCTGTTTGAGGCGGCAAGTGTGATTGTAAAGGGCTTCATGTCTACCTCTGTTGCGATTCCTCGATAAAAAGATGTTTCATCAAATGATTTGTAAGCCGTAATACTACTTCTTTTTCGTATTGTGGAAGGGTCTCCACTTTTATTCATAGAGAATCCAGCCCAAGCAACAAGACCCTGTCCTAAATTTATTCGGTAGTCTCCAATTATAATTTTAGCCACGTGCTTAATGGGCGAAATTGCCGTAATACTAGTTGAGAAATTGTCAAAATAAAGTTGCTTGAGAGGGGCTTTTTCTCCAGCATCTTTTTCAGAGTGGATGTTGATAAAAATATTTGTACCCATTGTGAGATTGTAGGCCGCAGCATAGTGGAGGCGATTTCCTAAAAATTGATTATCAGTGGTGTCTTTGTATCCTTTTGCTTTTTGGAAAGTATAGGTGGATCTTCCCATGGCAGATTGCCTTGTCGGGATCAGATTTTTTAGCGTTAGGTACGTTTTTTCGGACGAAGTGGTGGTAACGAACGGAGAAATGATGCTAACGAGTTCTAAATCAAACCCAGGGACAAAATGGAGCTCGGTTGTTGACTTGAATTCTCCAAATTCTTTGATGTAATCTTTGATGCTTTGGATCAAAAAATCAGATAGTAGAGGGATTTTATCTAGTTTTGAATGGATGCTGTCATTTATGCAAATTGGATTTTTTAGGAGATCTTCGAATATTGACGAAAGTTCTTCAACATCCACTTTATCTTCGCTGATACTTGCGGTGTACTCAACTGCCCTTTTTACAGGGTCTCCTATGTCTGTTTGGGCGTAAGATAGTAGGGTGGCATAGGTTAGCGTTATGGTTATAATGTAGCATCGGAGCATGCTATGTGTTTTTGTTGTTGAAGAGAATTGTGACAGAAACTTGGGGCGAATATCCAAGGATATTATGCTTGGTTACGGCAAAATCAAATGTTAAAAAGTTGGTTGAATATCCAACTCCAATGCTAAGGATGTTCGGGGATGATCTAAACCCAGATCGGGCGTGTAGTCTTTTTAAAATATCCCATTCTATACCGGTGTGAATGGACGCTTTTTTATTAGTTTGATTTTCTATATCTGAGAAAATGGATATTCCCCAAGGTGACATGTAGGATATCCCTATTGCTAATGAAGCGGGGAGAGGTTCTTTAACTTCATTCCCAATAGACTCGTTTGTTGGATTTACAATGTGTATGCCAACCAGTAGTTCCTTGCTGATTTGTGCGTTTATCCCAACTTCGCCTGTAAAAGCCGCTACCGAACCGTAATTTTCGGTAACCTGAATATAGTGGTAGCAAAGTTTCCCTCCAAATGAAACTCCTTTCCAAATTTTCTTTCCGAAAGCAAGGGATGCAACCCCTTGGTTGTAGGAGGTGATTCCAAATCGGGAAATATACAATCCTACATTAAGGAACTTAGAGGCGTAGGTTCCTCCAATGGTAGTTTGATTGAGCTCTTTTATTAAGTAGGAATTTTCATAAAAGATTCCGGCTTGAAAGGTGGCATTTGAAAAAGTGAGGTTGGCTGGATTGTTCAGTGATGACCAAAAATCTGTAAGAGCAACATAGCTGCTTCCAAGGGCATTAGATCGGCTTCCTTTGGGAGTTATTTCTTCTACTTGTTGAGCTAAGGAACGGCTGGGAAAAAGAAAAAGAATGGATATCGAAAAAATACAGTAGATTCTCGATATGCCATTCTTTCGGTTCATTTATGTTTAATTTGTCTTGTATTCGTATTTGATTTCGGCAAGCTCTTTATTTGCTGCACTGATTTTTTTTGCTAAATCGGCTTTGAAAGCCTTAATTTTTTCAAAAATATCAGGCTCTCCAGTGCCAATGATCTGAGTTGCCAGAATAGCCGCATTTTTTGCTCCATCTAAAGCTACGGTTGCAACAGGAATTCCTGCAGGCATTTGTAGTATTGAAAGTATAGAGTCCCAGCCATCTATGGAGTTTGATGAGTTGACTGGCACGCCAATTACTGGTAGTGGAGTAAGTGCTGCAACAACTCCAGGGAGGTGGGCAGCACCGCCTGCTCCAGCAATAATCACCTTAACACCGCGAGTGTGCGCATTCTTTGCAAAATCAAGCACCATTTCGGGTACGCGATGGGCTGATAAGGCGTTGATTTCAAAAGGAATGTGCATTTCGTTTAAGAACTTTGCAGCGTCTTCCATTATTTTCATGTCGGAAGTGCTACCCATGATAATGCTAACTTTTGGTTGCATAAAGCGAACTTGAGGGATTAAATTAAAATTGAACAAATATTCTTACCTTCGCAAGATACTTAAAATTTCAACTCCAACTATGGAACGTATTAAACTTCATGACAAGGTTTTCGAAGTTTCTATTCCTTCAGAAAAAATACAAGAGGCTGTAAGAAAGGTTGCCGAGCAGATTAGTCGTGATTACAATGGGGACGATTGTCCTGTTTTCTTGAGCGTGCTGAATGGTTCATTTATGTTTACCGCCGACCTGCTAAAGAATATAGAGTTCAACAGCGAGATATCTTTCACTAAGCTTTCATCATACGAAGGAACCTCAACAACGGGCAAGGTGCACGAGTTGATCGGTATCACCAAGAGTTTAAAAGATAGGATTGTTATTGTAGTCGAGGATATTATTGATACAGGTACCACGCTTGAAAAGTTGGTGGAAATTATAGGCGCACAGCAGCCTCGTGAAGTCAAAATAGCAACGTTCCTATTTAAGCCTGAGGCTTATAAGAAGGATGTCAAAATTGACTACATAGGAATGGAAATTCCCAATGACTTTATTGTAGGTTACGGCTTGGATTATCAAGAACTTGGTCGTAATTACAAGGACATTTACACGCTAGTATCAGAATAACTTTAAAATAGTTTCGGCTTCTAATTATCATGTTAAATATTGTACTCTTTGGAGCTCCTGGTGCAGGCAAAGGCACGCAGGCCGAGTTGCTCATGAAGGAATATGGACTTTTGCATCTTTCAACAGGAGAAATGCTTCGCGAAGAGATTGCCAAAGGAACAGCTGCGGGGCAGAAAGCAAAGGCTATAGAGCAGGGGAATTTTGCACCAGATGAGGTTGTTATTGAGTTGGTAACTAGTAAGATTTTAGAAAATAGAGATTCTAAAGGTTTTGTTTTTGACGGTTTTCCACGTACGACCTCTCAGGCTGGAATCCTAGATTCCATTTTAGAATCGGTAGATTCTAATGTAACCATGATGATTTCGTTGGAGGTCGATCAGAAGGTGCTTGCAGAGCGACTTTTGAAACGTGGAGAGGAAGAAAATCGATTGGATGATAGGAATATCAGCATAATTGAGAAACGGATTGGAATTTATCACGAGCGAACAGAGGTTGTGATGGATTACTACAAGCAGGCCGGAAAGTTTTATCCGGTCTCCGGAGAGGGGACATTAGATGAGATCCTCAATCGGATTAAGGAACAAGTAATTGTGGCTACTCAGAAGTAGCTTAACGGAACCTAAGTACCAGAGCTGTAATTTTTGTACCTTTGCTGCTTAGGTTTGTAATATCAGCATCATGCAATCTAACTTTGTAGATTACGTTAAGGTCTTTTTACGCTCGGGCAATGGAGGTGCAGGTTCGTCTCACTTTCGTCGAGAGAAGTTTGTGGAGTTCGGTGGTCCCGATGGCGGTGATGGAGGCAAAGGAGCCAGCATCATCCTGCGTGGTAGTACCCAGCACTGGACGCTTATCCACTTAAAATATCGTAAGCATATTCATGCCGACAATGGAGATTGTGGCCATGGGCAGCGACGTTCTGGAAAATCCGGTGAGGATATTATTCTTGACGTTCCGCTGGGAACCGTAGCAAAAGATGCTGAAACGGGCGAGATCCTGATGGAAATAACCGAGGCGGGAGAAGAAAAGGTTATTGCACCTGGTGGGATTGGCGGTTTAGGTAACTGGAACTTTAAAACGGCTACCAATCAGGCTCCGAGATATGCTCAGCCAGGAATGCCTGGAATCGAAGGATGGTTTATTCTTGAACTGAAAATTCTTGCAGATGTGGGGCTTGTTGGTTTTCCCAATGCCGGTAAGTCAACGCTACTTTCGTCGATATCTGCGGCTCGACCTAAAATTGCTGATTACGCTTTTACTACCCTAGAGCCAAGTGTTGGTATTGTGGAGTATCGTGATGATCGCTCTTTTGTAATGGCGGACATTCCGGGTATCATAGAAGGTGCTCATGAAGGACGCGGTTTGGGTCTTCGCTTTTTGCGGCATATTGAACGTAACTCAATGCTACTTTTCTTGGTTCCTGCTGATAGCAAGGATATTCGTCAAGAGTATGATATACTCGTGAATGAGCTTAAAATGTATAATCCAGAGCTGCTCGACAAGAAGCGCATATTGGCTATTTCTAAGTCGGATATGCTTGATGAGGAGCTGATGAGTGAAATGGAGCAAGATTTGCCGAATATCCCTCATATATTCATAAGTTCTGTGGTTGGATATCATATGATGGAACTTAAAGATATGATTTGGAATGAACTAAATACAGATTAGAAAATGGAATGGCTGCTTGGAATTGATACGAAGATACTTTATTTTATAAATGGACTTAATACTCCTTTTCTGGATGAGGTTATGTGGATAATATCAAAGCCGATGCTATCCATTCCTATCTACTTGTTTTTTATTTACCTGTTTTATACGCTCGATGGGAAGAACTTCTGGAAACCTCTTTTAGCCGTTGTTTTGGTGGTTACTTTGGCTGATAGAATATCGGTAGAGTGCTTTAAAGATGTTGTTTGCCGGCTGCGTCCGAGCCATACAGAAGGTATTTTAGAAAATCTGCACTTCTACGTTAAATCCAACGGGCAGGCGTATCAGGGAGGACTTTACGGTTTTGTATCGTCTCATGCTGCCAATACCTTTGGAGTTGCCGTATTTATGATGCTGTATGCAAAGCGAAAGTACGTTACTGCAATCGCACTTGTTTGGGCTTCTGTAGTCTCTTTGAGTCGTGTGTATCTTGGGGTTCATTTTCCAACTGATATTTTGGCCGGTGGAGCGTTGGGTGCTCTACTTGGTTGGTTCGTTTTTTGGGGCTATAAAAAGCTGTCTAAGAAATATGGCTGGGTGAACTAAGCCCAGCCTTTTTTGTTTGATGCTAAAATTGTAGTTATGATATGTATCAACTTAGCATCAACTAACCCATATTTTAATCTGGCTGCCGAGGAATATCTGCTAAAAAACTATACAGATGATGTGTTGATGATCTGGCAGAGCGTTCCTTCCGTTATTGTAGGGAAGCATCAGAATATGATGGCCGAAATAAACTATCCCTACATTCTTAAGAATGGTATTCCTGTAATTCGACGCCTTTCTGGTGGAGGTACCGTATTTCACGACCTCGGTAATGTAAACTTTACGTATATAGCTAATGGCAAAGAGGGGCATATTGTCGATTTTAAGCGCTTCACTCAGCCAATCGTCGACTTTTTAAATTCGTATAAGGTACCTGCCGTTTTATCGGGGCGTAACGATATTTTGGTCGATGGGCTTAAATTTTCGGGGAATGCTGAGCACGTTTATAAGCAGCGGGTTCTACATCACGGAACAATTCTTTTTTCGTCGAACCTCGAAATGTTAAAGCAGGGTATAACTCGTGTTGGAGGTGTATATTCTGATAGCTCTGTAAAAAGTTTTAGAAGTAAGGTGGCAAACCTTGCTCCTTATTTTCGACCTCAGATAGATGTAGATACTTTCCGATCGTTGCTTTTCTCGTACCTAAAGGAAAGGCATTTTAGCGATAGCCACTTTTTTAGTGATGTAGAGATGGTGCAAATTCAGAGGCTGGCGGATGAAAAGTATAGTACATGGGAGTGGAATTTTGGCTATTCACCCGACTATTCATTCAATTCTGGAGATGGTTCTTTGATGAAAATCCATTTTTTTGTAAAAAAAGGGCGCATCGACGATATTAAAATCAGCAGTTCTGATGCTAATTTTTCGGATGTAATAATAGAGAGCTTGCGCGGCCTACCTCACGATGATTTCAAATCAATATCCCAAATTCTTGTTTCAAATTGTAATGATGGCTTGAAAGAATCCGATATAATAGCAGATTGGATTTACTAGTTTGACTTTTTTGTTAAGTGAAAGTTTGCTGCTTGTGATGTTAAATCACTTATATTTAACGTAATTCTGAAGTGATGTTAGAATAATATTTTATATTTTGTTAATCGAATTTATCTATTAGTTAGTAGTACATATGATCCAAGCCATGCATTCCCTATGGCTTGCCTACAGTGCACCATTGATATTGAACACTACACTTAGCAGCTCCCGACAAAAGCTGTTAGCATGATGGAATAAAGCCTCAACGTTGTCTACAAGAGGAAAATATATATACCAGATGTAGAATTAAAAATTGTGGTAGTATGAAGGTGTTAATGTTCGGGTGGGAATTTCCTCCACATATCACAGGAGGACTAGGTACTGCC
This is a stretch of genomic DNA from Alistipes sp. ZOR0009. It encodes these proteins:
- the purE gene encoding 5-(carboxyamino)imidazole ribonucleotide mutase, which gives rise to MQPKVSIIMGSTSDMKIMEDAAKFLNEMHIPFEINALSAHRVPEMVLDFAKNAHTRGVKVIIAGAGGAAHLPGVVAALTPLPVIGVPVNSSNSIDGWDSILSILQMPAGIPVATVALDGAKNAAILATQIIGTGEPDIFEKIKAFKADLAKKISAANKELAEIKYEYKTN
- a CDS encoding lipoate--protein ligase, whose product is MICINLASTNPYFNLAAEEYLLKNYTDDVLMIWQSVPSVIVGKHQNMMAEINYPYILKNGIPVIRRLSGGGTVFHDLGNVNFTYIANGKEGHIVDFKRFTQPIVDFLNSYKVPAVLSGRNDILVDGLKFSGNAEHVYKQRVLHHGTILFSSNLEMLKQGITRVGGVYSDSSVKSFRSKVANLAPYFRPQIDVDTFRSLLFSYLKERHFSDSHFFSDVEMVQIQRLADEKYSTWEWNFGYSPDYSFNSGDGSLMKIHFFVKKGRIDDIKISSSDANFSDVIIESLRGLPHDDFKSISQILVSNCNDGLKESDIIADWIY
- the obgE gene encoding GTPase ObgE; this translates as MMQSNFVDYVKVFLRSGNGGAGSSHFRREKFVEFGGPDGGDGGKGASIILRGSTQHWTLIHLKYRKHIHADNGDCGHGQRRSGKSGEDIILDVPLGTVAKDAETGEILMEITEAGEEKVIAPGGIGGLGNWNFKTATNQAPRYAQPGMPGIEGWFILELKILADVGLVGFPNAGKSTLLSSISAARPKIADYAFTTLEPSVGIVEYRDDRSFVMADIPGIIEGAHEGRGLGLRFLRHIERNSMLLFLVPADSKDIRQEYDILVNELKMYNPELLDKKRILAISKSDMLDEELMSEMEQDLPNIPHIFISSVVGYHMMELKDMIWNELNTD
- the hpt gene encoding hypoxanthine phosphoribosyltransferase; the protein is MERIKLHDKVFEVSIPSEKIQEAVRKVAEQISRDYNGDDCPVFLSVLNGSFMFTADLLKNIEFNSEISFTKLSSYEGTSTTGKVHELIGITKSLKDRIVIVVEDIIDTGTTLEKLVEIIGAQQPREVKIATFLFKPEAYKKDVKIDYIGMEIPNDFIVGYGLDYQELGRNYKDIYTLVSE
- a CDS encoding phosphatase PAP2 family protein gives rise to the protein MEWLLGIDTKILYFINGLNTPFLDEVMWIISKPMLSIPIYLFFIYLFYTLDGKNFWKPLLAVVLVVTLADRISVECFKDVVCRLRPSHTEGILENLHFYVKSNGQAYQGGLYGFVSSHAANTFGVAVFMMLYAKRKYVTAIALVWASVVSLSRVYLGVHFPTDILAGGALGALLGWFVFWGYKKLSKKYGWVN
- a CDS encoding adenylate kinase; translated protein: MLNIVLFGAPGAGKGTQAELLMKEYGLLHLSTGEMLREEIAKGTAAGQKAKAIEQGNFAPDEVVIELVTSKILENRDSKGFVFDGFPRTTSQAGILDSILESVDSNVTMMISLEVDQKVLAERLLKRGEEENRLDDRNISIIEKRIGIYHERTEVVMDYYKQAGKFYPVSGEGTLDEILNRIKEQVIVATQK